A stretch of Microbacterium caowuchunii DNA encodes these proteins:
- the hemW gene encoding radical SAM family heme chaperone HemW — protein sequence MAPSALPDGDPAPADGSLPLGVMPDADADFGVYLHIPFCRVRCGYCDFNTYTAEELRGERREDYPDAVAREIALAARVLGGTPRPARTVFFGGGTPTLLPAAALTRMLEDVREAFGIADGAEVTVEANPDTVTVESLRQLAAAGVTRVSIGMQSAVPHVLAALDRTHDPANVRSAVAAAREAGLDVSLDLIYGAPGESLADWRTSVETALALEPDHLSAYALIIEDGTKLARRIRSGEVPAPDDDLQADMYELVDDLAGAAGFDWYEVSNWARGESHRSRHNLAYWRGTDWWGFGPGAHSHVSGVRWWNVKHPAAYAQRLAQGISPAAAREIPDADATTLERVLLQSRIREGLPVDLVPASRRPQVAGLIADGLVEGADAVRGRVVLTRRGRLLADAVVRALTD from the coding sequence ATGGCCCCTTCCGCTCTCCCCGACGGCGATCCCGCTCCCGCCGACGGTTCGCTTCCGCTCGGCGTCATGCCGGATGCGGACGCCGACTTCGGCGTCTACCTGCACATCCCGTTCTGCCGCGTGCGGTGCGGGTACTGCGACTTCAACACGTACACGGCCGAGGAGCTGCGCGGCGAACGCCGGGAGGACTACCCGGACGCCGTCGCACGGGAGATCGCGCTCGCGGCGCGGGTGCTCGGCGGGACCCCGCGTCCGGCACGCACGGTCTTCTTCGGGGGCGGCACCCCGACCCTCCTCCCCGCGGCGGCGCTCACGCGCATGCTCGAAGACGTGCGGGAGGCGTTCGGCATCGCCGACGGCGCCGAGGTCACGGTGGAGGCGAACCCCGACACGGTCACCGTCGAGTCCCTGCGACAGCTCGCCGCAGCGGGGGTGACGCGCGTATCGATCGGGATGCAGTCCGCGGTGCCCCACGTGCTCGCCGCGCTGGACCGGACGCACGATCCCGCCAACGTGCGCAGCGCGGTGGCGGCGGCGCGGGAAGCCGGCCTCGACGTCAGCCTGGACCTGATCTACGGCGCACCGGGGGAGAGCCTCGCGGACTGGCGCACCTCGGTGGAGACGGCGCTGGCGCTGGAGCCCGACCACCTGTCCGCCTACGCACTGATCATCGAGGACGGCACGAAGCTCGCCCGCCGCATCCGCAGCGGTGAGGTCCCCGCCCCCGACGACGACCTGCAGGCGGACATGTACGAGCTCGTGGACGATCTGGCGGGCGCGGCGGGGTTCGACTGGTACGAGGTCTCGAACTGGGCGCGGGGGGAGTCGCACCGCTCCCGCCACAACCTCGCCTACTGGCGGGGCACCGACTGGTGGGGCTTCGGTCCCGGCGCGCACAGCCACGTCTCCGGCGTGCGGTGGTGGAACGTGAAGCACCCCGCCGCGTACGCGCAGCGCCTCGCACAGGGGATCTCGCCCGCCGCGGCCCGCGAGATCCCGGATGCCGATGCCACGACCCTGGAGCGGGTGCTGCTGCAGTCCCGCATCCGGGAGGGCCTGCCGGTCGACCTGGTGCCGGCCTCACGGCGCCCGCAGGTGGCCGGCCTCATCGCCGACGGTCTCGTCGAGGGCGCCGACGCCGTGCGGGGCCGCGTCGTCCTCACCCGCCGCGGTCGTCTGCTGGCCGACGCCGTGGTCCGTGCCCTGACCGACTAG
- a CDS encoding DUF1990 family protein: MRRGTFRDDTVDYAAVGATQAADLLQYPPERSIPSHQSWKIGSGEERFRAAGEMLLSWHVQREAGLALQDVRPASGPAYTGVSFDEEGQPIAPTRLEADQRFDADGTPYVGAGMTLRLHGRARGHNADAEVRVIFTVEEKRRIGFALGTVGGSVVSGEESFMVDWYANDEVWFTVRAFDAPAAFLYRVFPVLTRRRRHALYNRYLRAMSPMYTSSS, from the coding sequence ATGCGCCGCGGGACTTTTCGGGACGACACCGTCGACTACGCCGCCGTCGGGGCGACGCAGGCCGCCGATCTGCTGCAGTACCCGCCCGAGCGGAGCATCCCCTCCCACCAGTCGTGGAAGATCGGCAGCGGTGAGGAGCGTTTCCGTGCCGCCGGGGAGATGCTCCTGTCCTGGCACGTGCAGCGGGAAGCCGGGCTCGCCCTGCAGGACGTGCGGCCGGCATCCGGTCCCGCCTACACGGGTGTGAGCTTCGACGAGGAGGGGCAGCCGATCGCCCCCACCCGCCTCGAAGCGGACCAGCGGTTCGACGCGGACGGCACCCCGTACGTCGGCGCCGGCATGACGCTCCGCCTGCACGGACGCGCGCGTGGACACAACGCGGATGCGGAGGTGCGGGTGATCTTCACCGTGGAGGAGAAGCGCCGCATCGGATTCGCCCTCGGTACGGTGGGCGGCTCCGTCGTCAGTGGCGAGGAGTCGTTCATGGTCGACTGGTACGCGAACGACGAGGTGTGGTTCACGGTGCGGGCGTTCGACGCCCCCGCGGCGTTCCTGTACCGGGTCTTCCCCGTTCTCACCCGCCGCCGCCGGCACGCCCTCTACAACCGTTACCTGCGTGCGATGTCGCCGATGTACACGTCGTCCTCCTGA
- the lepA gene encoding translation elongation factor 4, giving the protein MSPRALHPLQPSATPPELIRNFCIIAHIDHGKSTLADRMLQITGVVSDRDMRAQYLDRMDIERERGITIKSQAVRMPWSTAEGTFALNMIDTPGHVDFTYEVSRSLAACEGAILLVDAAQGIEAQTLANLYLALENDLQIIPVLNKIDLPAADPEKYAKELAGLIGGKPEDVLRVSGKTGMGVEELLDHVVAQIPAPKGDPDAPSRAMIFDSVYDAYRGVITYVRMVDGSLKPRERIQMMSTRAVHELLEIGVSSPEPTPTKGLGVGEVGYLITGVKDVRQSKVGDTVTNAQKPSLEPLPGYTDPKPMVFSGLYPIDGSDYPVLREALDKLKLSDASLNYEPETSVALGFGFRCGFLGLLHLEIVTERLEREFGLDLISTAPSVTYEVVTDDKKSFTVTNPSEFPSGTKIASVTEPMVKAAILAPKDYVGTIMELCQSRRGTLLGMEYLGEDRVEIRYSMPLGEIVFDFFDHLKSKTAGYASLDYEPSGDQEADLVKVDILLQGEPVDAFSAIVHRDKAYAYGVLMTERLKKLIPRQQFEVPIQAAIGARIIARESIRAMRKDVLAKCYGGDISRKRKLLEKQKEGKKRMKMVGRVEVPQEAFIAALSGDVETKDKK; this is encoded by the coding sequence ATGTCACCGCGCGCCCTCCACCCTCTGCAGCCGAGTGCGACCCCGCCCGAGCTGATCCGCAACTTCTGCATCATCGCCCACATCGACCACGGGAAGTCGACGCTGGCCGATCGGATGCTGCAGATCACCGGCGTGGTCTCCGACCGCGACATGCGTGCGCAGTACCTCGATCGGATGGACATCGAGCGCGAGCGCGGCATCACGATCAAGTCGCAGGCGGTCCGGATGCCGTGGTCCACCGCGGAGGGCACGTTCGCGCTCAACATGATCGACACGCCCGGTCACGTCGACTTCACCTACGAGGTCAGCCGCTCCCTGGCCGCCTGCGAGGGGGCGATCCTGCTCGTCGACGCCGCCCAGGGCATCGAGGCGCAGACGCTCGCGAACCTGTACCTGGCGCTCGAGAACGACCTGCAGATCATCCCGGTGCTGAACAAGATCGACCTGCCCGCGGCGGACCCGGAGAAGTACGCCAAGGAACTGGCCGGCCTCATCGGCGGCAAGCCGGAGGACGTGCTGCGCGTCAGCGGGAAGACCGGCATGGGCGTCGAGGAGCTGCTCGACCATGTCGTCGCGCAGATCCCGGCGCCGAAGGGCGACCCGGATGCGCCGTCGCGCGCCATGATCTTCGACTCCGTCTACGACGCCTACCGCGGCGTCATCACCTACGTGCGCATGGTGGACGGCTCGCTCAAGCCGCGCGAGCGCATCCAGATGATGTCCACCCGTGCCGTGCACGAACTCCTCGAGATCGGCGTCTCCTCGCCGGAGCCGACCCCCACCAAGGGGCTGGGCGTCGGTGAGGTCGGTTACCTGATCACCGGGGTGAAGGACGTCCGCCAGTCCAAGGTCGGCGACACGGTGACCAACGCACAGAAGCCCTCCTTGGAGCCGCTGCCCGGCTACACGGACCCGAAGCCCATGGTCTTCTCCGGGCTGTACCCGATCGACGGCAGCGACTACCCGGTGCTGCGCGAGGCACTCGACAAGCTGAAGCTGTCGGATGCCTCGCTCAACTACGAGCCGGAGACTTCCGTGGCGCTCGGTTTCGGGTTCCGCTGCGGCTTCCTGGGCCTGCTCCACCTGGAGATCGTGACGGAGCGGCTCGAGCGCGAGTTCGGCCTCGACCTCATCTCGACCGCGCCGTCGGTGACCTACGAGGTCGTCACGGACGACAAGAAGAGCTTCACCGTCACGAACCCCAGCGAGTTCCCCTCGGGCACCAAGATCGCGAGCGTGACCGAGCCCATGGTCAAGGCCGCCATCCTCGCGCCGAAGGACTACGTCGGCACGATCATGGAGCTCTGCCAGTCCCGCCGGGGGACGCTCCTCGGCATGGAGTACCTCGGCGAAGACCGCGTCGAGATCCGCTACTCGATGCCGCTCGGCGAGATCGTGTTCGATTTCTTCGACCACCTGAAGTCGAAGACCGCGGGGTACGCGTCGCTCGACTACGAGCCGAGCGGCGATCAGGAGGCCGACCTGGTGAAGGTCGACATCCTGCTGCAGGGCGAGCCGGTCGACGCGTTCAGCGCCATCGTCCACCGGGACAAGGCCTACGCGTACGGCGTGCTCATGACCGAGCGCCTGAAGAAGCTCATCCCGCGCCAGCAGTTCGAGGTGCCCATCCAGGCCGCGATCGGCGCGCGGATCATCGCCCGCGAATCCATCCGTGCCATGCGCAAGGACGTGCTGGCCAAGTGCTACGGCGGCGACATCAGCCGCAAGCGCAAGCTCCTCGAGAAGCAGAAGGAGGGCAAGAAGCGCATGAAGATGGTCGGTCGCGTGGAGGTCCCCCAGGAGGCGTTCATCGCCGCGCTCTCGGGCGACGTGGAGACCAAGGACAAGAAATGA
- a CDS encoding alpha/beta fold hydrolase, with protein MTAQIVLVHGIRTSASMWRAQLRYLSERGVPAVAVDLPGHGTRMAERFTLEGAFDTIDGAVRDAARRGPVVLVGHSMGGLLCLEYAGARTPPPIAGLVAASCTSIPRGAGLTFYRVLARGFDRLPDRGMWLTQRMLTATLPEHTRSDFGAGGYAFDTQDLALGLLSTLDIAAALPRIRVPLWFVNGQYDQLRLNERLFTRLAPHGELLVVPKTSHLVSAMRPDVFNALLGLAVARIDAGDEAPT; from the coding sequence ATGACGGCGCAGATCGTTCTCGTGCACGGCATCCGTACGTCCGCATCGATGTGGCGCGCACAGCTGCGGTATCTGTCCGAGCGGGGCGTGCCCGCCGTGGCCGTCGACCTCCCCGGACACGGCACCCGGATGGCGGAGAGGTTCACCCTCGAGGGCGCGTTCGACACGATCGACGGCGCCGTGCGCGACGCCGCGCGCCGTGGCCCCGTGGTGCTGGTCGGGCACTCGATGGGCGGCCTCCTCTGTCTCGAGTACGCGGGGGCGAGGACCCCTCCGCCGATCGCGGGACTCGTGGCGGCATCCTGCACGTCGATCCCCCGCGGCGCGGGACTGACCTTCTACCGCGTGCTCGCGCGCGGCTTCGACCGCCTCCCGGATCGGGGGATGTGGCTGACGCAGCGGATGCTGACCGCCACCCTGCCGGAGCACACCCGCTCGGACTTCGGCGCAGGCGGCTACGCCTTCGACACCCAGGACCTGGCCCTCGGCCTGTTGTCCACGCTGGACATCGCCGCCGCCCTCCCCCGCATCCGCGTGCCGCTGTGGTTCGTGAACGGACAGTACGATCAGCTGCGGCTGAACGAACGCCTGTTCACCCGGCTCGCCCCGCACGGTGAACTGCTCGTCGTCCCGAAGACCTCGCACCTGGTCAGCGCCATGCGCCCCGACGTGTTCAACGCCCTGCTCGGACTCGCCGTGGCCCGTATCGACGCGGGAGACGAGGCGCCGACCTGA
- the rpsT gene encoding 30S ribosomal protein S20, with amino-acid sequence MANIKSQIKRNKTNEKAHERNKAVKSELKSAVRRTRDAIAAGDKAAAEKALITATKKLDKAVSKGVIHENQAANRKSAIAKKVAAL; translated from the coding sequence GTGGCAAACATCAAGTCGCAGATCAAGCGCAACAAGACCAACGAGAAGGCGCACGAGCGCAACAAGGCTGTGAAGAGCGAGCTCAAGAGCGCTGTTCGCCGCACGCGCGACGCCATCGCCGCAGGCGACAAGGCCGCTGCGGAGAAGGCGCTCATCACGGCGACCAAGAAGCTCGACAAGGCCGTCAGCAAGGGCGTCATCCACGAGAACCAGGCGGCGAACCGCAAGTCTGCGATCGCCAAGAAGGTCGCGGCTCTCTGA
- the budA gene encoding acetolactate decarboxylase, giving the protein MTDGQLIAETAVTQFAVLDALLAGAYESGIPVADVRSLGDFGIGCCESLGGEVIVLDGEVFECTVGERPDRMKDGQILPFVDVCRFPATPGRSIERTDLPAFTSRVEASLVSRNLFHAVRVDGVFTALRVRVTQRQEHPFRPLPEVTNEQIETVLADVPGTLVGFWAPAIYQGITVAGLHLHFIAEDRSIGGHVLDVIIGSGELRLAAYSRFDLRLPMDEHFLRTELTHSEDHRIVAAEGGAVAPAR; this is encoded by the coding sequence GTGACGGATGGACAGCTGATCGCGGAGACCGCGGTGACCCAGTTCGCGGTGCTGGACGCCCTCCTCGCGGGCGCATACGAGTCGGGCATCCCGGTGGCCGACGTGCGGAGTCTCGGCGATTTCGGGATCGGATGCTGCGAAAGCCTCGGCGGTGAGGTGATCGTCCTGGACGGCGAGGTGTTCGAGTGCACCGTCGGTGAGCGTCCCGATCGCATGAAGGACGGTCAGATCCTCCCGTTCGTGGATGTCTGCCGGTTCCCGGCGACGCCGGGACGGTCGATCGAGCGGACGGACCTTCCGGCCTTCACCTCGCGCGTGGAGGCGAGCCTGGTCAGTCGCAACCTCTTCCACGCGGTCCGTGTGGACGGCGTCTTCACGGCCCTGCGCGTGCGGGTCACGCAGCGGCAGGAGCATCCGTTCCGCCCGCTCCCCGAGGTGACGAACGAGCAGATCGAGACGGTCCTCGCGGACGTCCCCGGCACGCTGGTGGGGTTCTGGGCGCCGGCGATCTACCAGGGGATCACCGTCGCGGGGCTGCACCTGCACTTCATCGCGGAGGATCGCAGCATCGGCGGGCACGTCCTGGACGTGATCATCGGTTCGGGCGAGTTGCGACTCGCCGCGTACTCCCGCTTCGACCTCCGGTTACCGATGGACGAGCACTTCCTGCGCACGGAGCTCACGCACAGCGAGGATCACCGCATCGTGGCCGCGGAAGGCGGAGCCGTGGCACCGGCCCGCTGA
- the holA gene encoding DNA polymerase III subunit delta translates to MAARRPSAPRSAIPQVSWREPRPAPIVLVSGPEDVCAERAGARLRDYLRAEDPSLEISDIDAADYAPGTLLAVSAPSLFGEPRLVRVGSVEKCSDAFLAEAISYVAAPQEGATIVLRHTGASVRGKKLLEAIRSGQGGGIEIACPAIKRDSDRYDFAAGEFREAGRRIAPAALRALTGAFADDLTELAAACQQLINDVEGDITEQIVERYYGGRVETSAFTVADTAIAGRYGDALVSLRQALASGADPVPMVAAIAMKLRTMARVAGTREPSGALAARLGMKDWQVDRARRDLAGWNQESLGLAIQAAARADADVKGGSRDAVFALERLVTVIATRAPYAA, encoded by the coding sequence ATGGCAGCCCGTCGACCGTCCGCACCTCGGTCCGCCATCCCCCAGGTGTCCTGGCGCGAGCCGCGTCCCGCACCGATCGTGCTGGTCTCCGGTCCGGAGGACGTCTGCGCGGAGCGTGCCGGCGCGCGCCTGCGCGACTATCTGCGCGCCGAGGACCCGAGCCTCGAGATCTCCGACATCGACGCGGCGGACTACGCGCCGGGAACCCTCCTGGCCGTCAGCGCGCCGTCGCTGTTCGGCGAGCCGCGACTTGTGCGGGTGGGCAGCGTCGAGAAATGCTCGGACGCCTTCCTGGCCGAGGCGATCTCCTACGTCGCCGCGCCGCAGGAGGGCGCCACGATCGTCCTGCGTCACACCGGCGCCAGTGTGCGCGGCAAGAAGCTACTGGAGGCCATCCGCTCCGGCCAGGGCGGCGGCATCGAGATCGCCTGCCCCGCGATCAAGCGGGACTCCGACCGCTACGACTTCGCGGCGGGCGAGTTCCGGGAGGCGGGCCGCCGCATCGCGCCCGCTGCCCTGCGAGCGCTCACCGGCGCGTTCGCGGACGACCTGACGGAGCTGGCCGCTGCCTGCCAGCAGCTGATCAACGATGTCGAGGGCGACATCACCGAGCAGATCGTGGAGAGGTACTACGGCGGGCGGGTCGAGACGTCCGCGTTCACGGTCGCGGACACCGCGATCGCCGGCCGCTACGGCGACGCGCTGGTCAGCCTGCGCCAGGCGCTCGCCTCCGGCGCCGATCCCGTTCCCATGGTGGCGGCGATCGCGATGAAGCTGCGCACGATGGCGCGCGTGGCCGGCACCCGGGAGCCCTCCGGTGCCCTCGCCGCCCGGCTCGGCATGAAGGACTGGCAGGTCGACCGTGCCCGCCGGGACCTCGCCGGCTGGAACCAGGAGTCGCTGGGTCTGGCGATCCAGGCCGCCGCGCGCGCGGACGCCGACGTCAAGGGCGGTTCCCGGGACGCCGTCTTCGCCCTCGAGCGTCTGGTGACGGTGATCGCCACCCGAGCCCCCTACGCCGCCTGA
- a CDS encoding ComEC/Rec2 family competence protein — MSGPDRRCWRLAPAVASAWAAAALTTFSPAWAQPIAVGTWAAVAVAVAVCGVPMGRRAASVRTVITVALVFAAAAASTASFAAPVREAAASGAPGRALEVVALVTGKVERTAVGYRADAVLQRLHAGERVLPAGVPVTILFEDATGIDLGARIRADATAFRADPGERSVLVVRISDTPGTIEPATGVLGTAAWLRGSLAAAASTLPGPGADLIPGLAVGDTAQVDDRLDERMKTASLSHLTAVSGANCAIVVGLAFLLAAACGASRALRVVIGGAALIGFVILVTPEPSVVRAATMAAIAMLALLLGRRSAGLAVLSLAVAVLLALDPWLALSLGFALSVAATGALLVLAAPLAAGMSRYLPRPLAAVIAVPLAAQIACGPLIVLIDPGVAAYGVVANVLAAPAAPIATVVGLAACLAAPLPVLQAGLAALAWFPSAWVAATAELVSTLPVRTVPWAEGPVGVVLLAVVGGAVAVLLVPGARRGPARLVRVLGAGVTTIAAGVALGALAVTAVVIPLSTPDDWRIAMCDVGQGDAVLVRSGDATMLVDTGPEPEPVAGCLDRLGVERVDVLVLTHFDLDHVGGLEAVTGRVGLLLHGPATDEGDERDIRRISADRVVSATAGMRGGLGEATWRVLWPADSAAFPAGNDASVVVELSGPGLPRTLLLGDLGAGAQRALLASGVLQPPYQVVKLAHHGSADQEAALYAALGASLVLIPVGADNDYGHPRDEALGMASRGGAAIARSDRHGLVLAGLTATGRGARVTVWREHAPAEVGGAE, encoded by the coding sequence GTGAGCGGGCCGGATCGCCGATGCTGGCGACTGGCTCCCGCCGTTGCGTCGGCGTGGGCGGCGGCTGCTCTGACCACGTTCTCCCCGGCCTGGGCGCAGCCGATCGCGGTCGGGACCTGGGCGGCGGTCGCGGTGGCCGTCGCCGTCTGCGGGGTGCCGATGGGGCGCCGGGCGGCGTCCGTGCGGACGGTCATCACGGTCGCTCTCGTCTTCGCCGCCGCCGCGGCGTCCACGGCATCCTTCGCCGCACCGGTCCGGGAGGCCGCGGCATCCGGTGCGCCCGGGCGGGCGCTGGAGGTGGTCGCGCTGGTGACCGGGAAGGTGGAGCGCACGGCCGTCGGCTACCGTGCCGATGCGGTTCTGCAGCGGCTGCACGCGGGGGAGCGGGTACTGCCCGCCGGCGTGCCGGTGACGATCCTCTTCGAGGACGCCACCGGGATCGACCTGGGTGCGCGGATACGTGCCGACGCGACGGCGTTCCGGGCCGACCCGGGGGAGCGGTCGGTGCTGGTGGTGCGCATCAGCGACACACCGGGGACGATCGAGCCGGCCACGGGCGTGCTGGGGACGGCGGCGTGGCTACGGGGCTCGCTGGCCGCCGCCGCTTCGACGCTGCCCGGGCCGGGAGCGGACCTCATCCCGGGGCTCGCCGTGGGGGACACCGCCCAGGTCGACGACCGGCTGGACGAGCGGATGAAGACCGCGTCGCTGTCCCACCTCACCGCCGTGTCCGGGGCGAACTGCGCCATCGTGGTGGGATTGGCCTTCCTGCTCGCGGCGGCGTGCGGAGCGTCCCGAGCGCTCCGCGTGGTCATCGGCGGTGCGGCACTCATCGGCTTCGTCATCCTGGTGACCCCGGAGCCGAGCGTGGTGCGCGCGGCCACCATGGCCGCGATCGCGATGCTGGCGCTGCTGCTCGGCCGACGGAGCGCCGGGCTGGCGGTGCTCAGCCTGGCCGTGGCCGTCCTCCTCGCCCTGGATCCGTGGCTGGCCTTGTCGCTCGGCTTCGCCCTGTCGGTCGCGGCCACGGGCGCTCTGCTGGTGCTCGCCGCGCCGCTCGCCGCCGGCATGTCGCGGTACCTGCCGCGCCCGCTCGCGGCGGTCATCGCGGTACCGCTGGCGGCGCAGATCGCCTGCGGTCCGCTGATCGTGCTCATCGATCCCGGCGTCGCCGCCTACGGGGTGGTGGCGAACGTCCTGGCCGCGCCGGCCGCGCCGATCGCCACCGTGGTGGGACTCGCGGCCTGCCTGGCCGCACCGCTGCCGGTGCTGCAGGCGGGACTCGCGGCACTCGCCTGGTTCCCCTCGGCCTGGGTGGCGGCCACCGCCGAGCTGGTCTCGACGCTCCCGGTCCGCACCGTGCCCTGGGCGGAGGGGCCGGTCGGAGTCGTCCTGCTGGCCGTGGTCGGAGGGGCGGTAGCCGTGCTCCTCGTCCCGGGGGCCCGGAGGGGTCCGGCCCGCCTCGTCCGGGTCCTGGGCGCGGGCGTCACCACGATCGCCGCTGGCGTCGCGCTGGGGGCGCTCGCGGTGACCGCCGTGGTGATCCCGCTGTCGACCCCGGACGACTGGCGCATCGCGATGTGCGACGTCGGTCAGGGAGATGCCGTTCTCGTGCGCTCCGGCGACGCGACGATGCTGGTGGACACGGGGCCCGAGCCGGAGCCGGTCGCCGGATGCCTCGACCGTCTCGGTGTCGAGCGGGTCGACGTGCTCGTGCTCACCCACTTCGATCTGGACCACGTCGGAGGCCTGGAGGCGGTGACCGGACGCGTCGGACTGCTCCTGCACGGTCCCGCGACCGATGAGGGCGATGAACGGGACATCCGGCGCATCTCGGCGGACCGGGTGGTGTCGGCGACGGCCGGGATGCGGGGTGGGCTCGGCGAGGCGACCTGGCGGGTGCTGTGGCCTGCCGACAGTGCGGCGTTCCCCGCGGGCAACGACGCCAGCGTCGTCGTCGAGCTCAGCGGACCGGGCCTTCCGCGGACGCTGCTGCTCGGCGACCTGGGCGCGGGCGCGCAGCGGGCGCTGCTCGCGTCCGGTGTGCTCCAGCCGCCCTACCAGGTCGTCAAACTCGCCCACCACGGTTCGGCCGACCAGGAAGCGGCGCTCTACGCGGCCCTCGGCGCATCCCTCGTCCTCATCCCGGTCGGCGCGGACAACGACTACGGACACCCGCGCGACGAGGCGTTGGGGATGGCGAGCCGGGGCGGGGCGGCGATCGCCCGCAGCGATCGGCATGGTCTGGTCCTGGCCGGGCTGACGGCGACGGGCCGGGGCGCGCGCGTCACGGTGTGGCGCGAGCATGCGCCCGCCGAGGTCGGCGGGGCTGAGTAG
- a CDS encoding ComEA family DNA-binding protein, with protein sequence MSAQDHPERTRSRLGAGAVVVIVLVALAVTVAVGMVRSAGAPEVLAANPTLETEEVSAADLFVHVSGAVADPGLYRLAAGARVFDAVAAAGGLVEGADAEAVNLARPVTDGEQVRVPLVGETPAAAEGTRADGRVDLNTADAAALDELPRIGPAIAERIIAWREANGGFTSVDDLLAVPGIGEKMLASLRDLVIV encoded by the coding sequence ATGAGCGCGCAAGACCATCCGGAGCGGACGCGTTCCCGGCTGGGGGCCGGTGCGGTGGTCGTGATCGTCCTCGTCGCGCTGGCCGTCACGGTCGCGGTCGGGATGGTGCGCTCGGCGGGTGCGCCCGAGGTGCTCGCCGCGAACCCGACCCTGGAGACGGAAGAGGTCTCCGCCGCGGATCTCTTCGTGCACGTCTCCGGAGCGGTCGCTGACCCCGGTCTCTACCGGCTGGCTGCCGGGGCGCGGGTCTTCGACGCGGTCGCGGCGGCCGGAGGTCTGGTCGAGGGCGCGGATGCCGAGGCCGTCAACCTCGCCCGCCCGGTCACGGACGGCGAACAGGTGCGCGTCCCGCTCGTGGGGGAGACGCCCGCCGCCGCCGAGGGGACGCGCGCGGACGGCAGAGTCGACCTCAACACGGCGGATGCGGCGGCGCTGGACGAACTACCCAGGATCGGGCCTGCCATCGCGGAACGGATCATCGCGTGGCGTGAGGCGAACGGGGGGTTCACCAGCGTCGACGACCTGCTCGCCGTGCCCGGCATCGGCGAGAAGATGCTCGCGAGTCTCCGCGACCTGGTCATCGTGTGA